The DNA sequence AGCTAGGCCATGCCCAACGATCCCGAACACACTTTGATGCCAGTCCCCCCGCCGTCGCGTGGACTGTCTATGCATGATTTCCACCAGTTGGCCGATGTGCCGCCGGCGTTGACTTGGTTCGCCAACATCGACAACCCGCAAACTCGCCGCGCTTACCAGAACGATGTACAGGGGTTTATGACCTTTACAGGACTGGAGAATCCAGAACATTTTCGTGACGTGTCACGCGCTCACGTGCTTGCCTGGCGCCGCGACCTGGAGCGACGTGCGCTGAGCGGCGCGTCGATACGCCGAAAGCTCGCCGCGTTGTCGTCCTTGTTCGAGGCCCTTTGCGAAGCTAATGCAGTTCAGGGCAATCCAGTGGACGGCGTCAAACGTCCGAAAATCGCCAGCAGCGAGGGCAAGACGCCGGCGATCGGTGATCATCAGGCGCACTCTCTGCTCCACGCCGCCGATCTGGCCACCTTGCGCGGGCTACGCGATCGCGCACTCCTGGCGACCTTGCTCTATCACGGTCTGCGTCGCGCCGAGCTGTGCGCGCTGCGCGTGGCCGATATCCAGGAGCGCCGCGGCGTCAGGCACCTGCAGGTGCACGGCAAGGGCAGCAAGATACGCTACGTGCCACTACACCCCGGCGCAGCCGATGCGATTGCCGCCTACCTCGATCTGGCCGGCCACGGTGACGACAAGGCAAGTGCTTTATTCCGGCCGGTTAGCAATAACGCCCAGAGTGGAACGGCGTCGATCACGCCAGACGGCGTCTACAAGCTGCTGGCTGGCTACGCCAAGGCCCTACAGATCAACGTTGCCGGCTTCGGACCCCATGCGCTGCGTGCCACCGCCGCTACCAACGCGCTCGATCACGGCGCCGATATCGCCAAGGTACAGGAGTGGTTGGGTCACGCAAATATCGCAACCACCCGGGTCTATGACCGCCGACAGAGCCGCCCAGAGGATAGTCCGACCTTCAAAGTCGTCTATCGCTGAATTTCAGTAGCTCTTCTTGTCGCGCAGGACAAGCCCTACTGTCTACCTTTGTAGACCTGATAAGCCCATGATTTTAAGTAAACTTTTCTTTAATCGTCGATCTTTATAGTTCCGCGCTATCTAAAAGGTAGACCACATATTTATATTTAAATTCAATTACTTACGTATGAAAATTCGCTAAGACGTCTAGTGTGTAATGTGTGTGGAGAATTCGGGGTGCGGGGAACCCGCGAATTCGCATGAACTGCCTAGCGCAGTGGTTTAGGATAGACCTGCAAGATAAACCTACAACAAAAGGAAGTTGACATGGTAACTGACACCAAAAATGTTCAAATGGCGCTGAGCATGTCGCCTGCCCTTGAAGCCAAGTTGGCAAGGCTGGCTGTCGCCAGCGGCTCCAGCGAAGCCGACGTTCTGCTCAAGGCAATCGCACTGTACGGGGTTGCCCTGCAGGCGAAGTTGAATGGCCAAGAGCTGGCCTTCCTCAACAACGAAAAGCGGGCGATGAGCCAGATTGATGGAATCTAGGCGCTGCGTTGCGAGGTCTTAAAACAGTTAGATACTGTGTCTGCCACCAGGTGGCCTAGGGCTAATGCAGCGTTTCAGCGGCCGCACAGAGAAATACATCATCACCCAATCATGACCTCTATAGAGGTCATGCATGACCCTCCTAGGATCATCCATGACCCTTCTAAGGTCATCGTCCGGCCGTCGGTCGGAGCTTCTAGATGCCAAGATCATGGACTACCAAGGGTTTCAAAGGGCATCCCTTTGGCACGGATATGAATACAAAACTTCCGAGTTTTGTATTCATATCTCTCGTGCCTAAGTCTTGATAGATAAATTACTAAGACTGGTTGCATCCAGTTGCATATACTTGCATTTGGCTTGCACGAGCTTGCATTGGGTTGCATTGGGTTGCATCTAAGTCACAGGCCGCTCGCATCGAGGCTGGCCGGGGCCGACCCGGCCAAACCCGCCTCTACATGCTCCCACGATACAGAGGGTGCCGTCCTGCGGCGGCATCCTGACATTCGTCAGGACTTGAGCCGCCCTCATCTGCTCTGCTCGCCCTCCTAGGGGCATGCACGGAATGCGCAAAAAATCGTACGCTAACGCCCGCCTGGTCAGCTAGTCTAACGACTGGTTTCGACCCAGAGCAGTCGTTCGAAATTTAGATTTTACCGGCACTGCAGATAGTTAAATTACCTCGTAGCTCGTACAGTCTTCAACATCGTTGATAAGCACTTTGCGGCCGTTCTCGAATTCGAATATTACGCATGCTCCACGTTCGGTAGCCAACGTTCTATAAGACTTAAGGCGCACACCGACCAGCTCAGCGGAAAGCGCCACATCAATATGAGGATAGTTCCACCCTTCCTCACCAATGGACCAGGGTTCTGGATCTGTTGGCCATGTTCGCCAGTGCACTGTGCCAAGATCGAAACACAAACGGTGCCATATACCAGCGAACTTCAGATAGGTGACATTTGCCGTTTGGATCGGCTCTCCTTCAAACTCGAAACCTTCGCAGATCAACCCTTCGCACGTCTGTCCCTCAATCGCGGGAGGCGCACCGATGAATTCAAGTTCCACTGTGCTCTTCCTTAGCAATGCGTTGTAACGCACCTGACAGAATAAATTGAATACCCTGGCTACGACCGCTCCTGGCCGAAAGCGGCCCTTCGCTCAGGCACCAATGTACGACGCATGTTATTGCCAAAAAAGGAATTAGGCAGCCGCTGCTATGTCAGGTTGAAGTAGACCTCAACTGCAAAAACGAATCCATTGCGGAATTCCCTTAAGAATTCTTTTCGGAATTCCTTATGGCTATCTGAGCTTTCGCCTATTGGGGAATTCCCGGTCTAGACGCTCGGTAAGCTCGGCGGTAAATTTGATGGATTCTAGCGCCTTCAACGCTTCTTCAAGGATCACGCCTTTCGGAACGTTGAGTTCCCCGACCAGACGCTGCAAGTGCTCATCGCATTCCGGAGAACCTTTGATATTGATCTGCTTGTTTCGACCGGTGCGGAAATAATGCTGGCGAGGCCGATCCTCGGCCGGCTTCTCAATCGGCGCCTGGCGGCTCGGAAAGCCGTTTTCCTTAGCGATCCTGCCAATCTCATCGCGGTCGGCTTTCGGCTTGGCTTCCGGGGCTTTCGGTTGAAACTCTTCCAGGTTCAGTCCGTCCAGGGGATTAGCACGGCTCATTATGCGGCCTTTTCATTGTTGGATGGCTTGGTGCAGCGAATGCGCTCGATCACTTCGGCCAGGAATTCCTTAGCGTTCTCGATCGCCTTGGGGATGTTCGATACTTCTGAAGCCGGCAGGCTTTCCAGAGGCTGGCGGAACGAGAACATGGCTTTATAGGCCGCGCGCTCGTGCAGCTCGGTTTTCAGATAAGGGATCCCGGCACTATCGAAGCTTGCCCGGATATGTTTGGTATCGCGGCTGCTGATGGCCACCGAAGTCCGAGTAAATAGCACCGCGTAGGGCAACCTGTAATCCGGCTTGTGTTTCTGGATCCCGCGCTCGTGCGCGCGGATCAGCCGGAAGGCGTTGCTAGCCTGCTCGGCGTCAAGCTGGGAACCCTGCGTCGGTACGATGACAAAGTCAGCCTCGGCTATGGCGTAGGCGACGATGGCTGCCGCTGTGCCTTCCAAGTCGACCACGACGAACGGAGTGCGTGCCGCCGCTTCCACGATCCGGTCCGCGATCGTTTCCTCGGTCACATCCGATACCACCGTCATGCGCGACGGCGCGTTGCCCGCCGCGGCCCAAGTCTTAATAGGATGATTCGGATCGGCGTCGATGACAGTCACATCGGCCCCTTGTGCAATCTGGGTGGCCAGGACGAGCGCGGAGGTGGTCTTGCCCGCCCCGCCCTTCGGCGAGACAAAAACGATTGACGGCATAGCAGCCTTGAAGGGATAGGTTGATGAATGGTTACCCAAATGGAAAGCCCTAAGGAATTCCAACTGGAATTCCCTAAAGAATACCTAATGGAATTCAACATGGCAATCCTTAAGCTATCTTTAAAGCTAACCACTTGGAATTCCACAAGGAATTCCATGATTCATTTATATAGTCCAAGCGCAAGCGGCGGAACGGCTGATGGTACCCCGAGAAGCCAGCGAGAGGGAACGGCAATCGGCAGCACGCGATCTCACGATCTTCGACCTGTCGGGCGGCCTGATGGCCGCGATCGCGCAACGCGACCGGCTGGTGTGGCAGTGCCAAGTGGTTGAGTCGCAGATATCGACCAAAATCAGATCGAGTGTCCAGTTTCTCTACATCTAAAGAAGTATCATAAATATAACAATTATTCGGCAAGTTAGGAACAAGCTAATCACTAAGGTAAACTTACATATTTCTTTCCTTTCAAGCACTTGCACAACTTATACCAAAAAAAGCAACATAAGTTCCTGATAGAAGCAAGCCTTTGATTTTGTTGTTGTTTCATGTAGTGACGCAGCTGCTTCAACCCAGTGGTAAAAGAAAGTAAGAGTAATGAAGTGCCTCCTACAAGGAAGAGAGAGCGAGTACGCGCAACCGAGACGAGGTGTCATGCGACAGATCACAAACGGAATCCTAAAACGGAACGACGGCCTCCATTGCAGCCGAGCGCTAGGCCGCGTTCTATCGATGCTGAACGGTCACGGGTTTGCGAGACCGCGACTGTATCACCTTGTGCTACTCGACGATGCTGCTGAATCTCCGACCTCAGTGCGGCGCTTCCAAGGCGTGATAAAAGAGCTATGCCGAAAACTCCGCGGCGAGGGTATACCCGTCCGCTGGCGGGCCGCCATTGAACGCGACGACGAGAAAGGTCTGCACTGCCACGTCTTTTTCCTGTTGGACGACGTGGGCATGATCAACCCTTGCCAGATCCTTAACGCGAAGCGCTACGGTCTTCAGGCGCTGCTGGGCGCTATGTTGGCCAAGCGGGCCATGAACTTCCACCTGGCACAGCCAAAAGCCGACATACACCGTATTGGCGGTACCCGCAAAGGCGACCGCATGAACTACGCGACGCTGGCCGGTGCTAAGCTGGACGACTGCAAAGAGTGGATCTCGTACTTGGTCAAGAAGCGATCAAAGCCCAGCGACCTCCCCACCATCTACCTGTCGAGCCGAGACAGCAAGTACCCTCCAAAGACCATGCCACCCACCGCAAAGGAAAAAAAGCCGCGTGAACGAAGGTCAAACCAACACCGTCGAGTACATCCTCGAACACGACCACCTGAAGCCCGTGGAATTGTGGGATCCAGCTGAGGGCCGGATGATGAAGCTGGCCTAAAAACCGCAGAGCGCCCGGTCCAGTGTTGACGAGGCAGTGGCTGATGCTCCCGGACCTCGTCAAGCTCACTGTAACAGCACGGCCTGATGACGCACTGGCAACCTGACGGATTTTTAGAAAAGCGAACTAATGACCAGACCGAGCGGATGGCCGGACGAACGGCGCACACGCCAGGCGCATCTGATCAACCAGTGGCAGCCATGGCGGCACTCAACGGTCCTAGAACCACCCTAGGTAAGAAGATCTCCTCCTGCAATGCC is a window from the Massilia forsythiae genome containing:
- a CDS encoding tyrosine-type recombinase/integrase, which produces MHDFHQLADVPPALTWFANIDNPQTRRAYQNDVQGFMTFTGLENPEHFRDVSRAHVLAWRRDLERRALSGASIRRKLAALSSLFEALCEANAVQGNPVDGVKRPKIASSEGKTPAIGDHQAHSLLHAADLATLRGLRDRALLATLLYHGLRRAELCALRVADIQERRGVRHLQVHGKGSKIRYVPLHPGAADAIAAYLDLAGHGDDKASALFRPVSNNAQSGTASITPDGVYKLLAGYAKALQINVAGFGPHALRATAATNALDHGADIAKVQEWLGHANIATTRVYDRRQSRPEDSPTFKVVYR
- a CDS encoding stability/partitioning determinant; the encoded protein is MSRANPLDGLNLEEFQPKAPEAKPKADRDEIGRIAKENGFPSRQAPIEKPAEDRPRQHYFRTGRNKQINIKGSPECDEHLQRLVGELNVPKGVILEEALKALESIKFTAELTERLDREFPNRRKLR
- a CDS encoding ParA family protein, which encodes MPSIVFVSPKGGAGKTTSALVLATQIAQGADVTVIDADPNHPIKTWAAAGNAPSRMTVVSDVTEETIADRIVEAAARTPFVVVDLEGTAAAIVAYAIAEADFVIVPTQGSQLDAEQASNAFRLIRAHERGIQKHKPDYRLPYAVLFTRTSVAISSRDTKHIRASFDSAGIPYLKTELHERAAYKAMFSFRQPLESLPASEVSNIPKAIENAKEFLAEVIERIRCTKPSNNEKAA